The DNA region CATCATTTAGACTGGTCGTGACGATGTCGATCTTGCCGTCTTTGTTGAGGTCAGCGAGGGCGATAGAGTTGCCGAAAGAGGGATAGTTACCCCCGATGAAGTTCTTTCCGGCGTCGAATGTACCATCTCCGTTGCCCAGGAGCACCCAGATGCTCGTGTCGCCATAGCCGTAGACGATGTCGGGCTTGCCGTCGGCGTTGAGGTCGCCGATGCTCACGGTAGTGGGGGCTGCCCCCGGTGCCGCGGG from Pseudomonadota bacterium includes:
- a CDS encoding VCBS repeat-containing protein; this translates as TTADVNGDGYIDVVVSNFISNNVSVLLGNGNGTFTPLTAIPAAPGAAPTTVSIGDLNADGKPDIVYGYGDTSIWVLLGNGDGTFDAGKNFIGGNYPSFGNSIALADLNKDGKIDIVTTSLNDGAVSVLLHE